In the Paramormyrops kingsleyae isolate MSU_618 chromosome 6, PKINGS_0.4, whole genome shotgun sequence genome, one interval contains:
- the ccm2l gene encoding cerebral cavernous malformations 2 protein-like → MEYEPKKHKKGLVSPIRRLVFPKSGRKQVDRGGLYRRPLHTVPLYPPDYLIHPERLIFDYLEKEVKFLGHLTWVSCSLNPSSRDELLQLLDTARTLKVLPFKLSQEQDCILSLSARCLLLTWRDNEKLLLRIPTHEIAAASYLRDDALHLLVLKTGLNVDTVVADGSLEKKPGGIEGRRQTVSNTDPRPSGGTMERRHTICGVDWKPSSRHEAKQTAGGGVQGGVQGGGGGTSTGGSLERKRVSGSWERRQTHKAGGSWDRRPVGGSWERRNTSAIGGSWEKRHGGKPGGSWEKKQTAGGSWERRHACTGSWERGKSYGSWERRNHNPLEPTPCPDAYCNLVILAVENRDAAEEYCALICQMFQIIYGHQSIECVDRAGYHYTTPDNYWLQRSDSCLTDMTYGYDADFSCCSSFDGSHETFDPYYSENYSESSSLSLHDSYCSAASIHSDGEPSSEGLQLMQEYMITLRSRLSPQEIQQFALLLREYRMGAPIQEFCSDLLQLYGDTRKFLLLGMRPFIPDKDVGIFESFLEGIGIREGGILTDSFGRIKRSMSSTSATAVRGYDSWSLPSGSQDFNRMITDITHDIEALGFEEGEGDIEEEDYYL, encoded by the exons ATGGAGTATGAGCCCAAGAAACATAAAAAG GGATTAGTTTCCCCCATCCGACGCTTGGTCTTCCCCAAGTCGGGGCGCAAGCAGGTGGACAGGGGGGGTCTGTACCGGCGGCCCCTCCATACTGTCCCACTTTACCCTCCAGATTACCTCATCCACCCCGAAAGGCTGATCTTTGATTATCTGGAAAAAGAGGTGAAG TTCCTTGGCCATTTGACCTGGGTTTCCTGTTCCTTAAACCCATCTAGTCGTGAtgagctgctgcagctgctggacACTGCCCGG ACATTAAAGGTGTTACCCTTCAAGTTGAGCCAAGAGCAGGACTGTATCCTTAGCCTGTCGGCTCGCTGCCTACTGCTAACCTGGCGAGACAACGAGAAGCTCTTGCTGCGAATCCCCACACATGAGATTGCTGCTGCCTCCTATCTGCGAGATGATGCACTGCACCTCCTAGTGCTGAAAACAg GCCTGAATGTGGACACAGTAGTTGCAGATGGAAGTTTAGAAAAGAAGCCAGGAGGTATTGAGGGACGCCGGCAGACAGTCAGCAATACTGACCCACGGCCATCAGGGGGCACTATGGAGCGtcgacacaccatctgtggagTGGATTGGAAGCCTTCCTCCAGACATGAGGCCAAACAAACAGCAGGTGGAGGAGTCCAGGGAGGGGTccaaggggggggtggggggacaagTACAGGGGGAAGCTTAGAGCGAAAGCGAGTGAGCGGTAGCTGGGAGCGCAGACAGACCCACAAAGCAGGAGGGAGTTGGGACCGCCGGCCCGTTGGGGGGAGCTGGGAAAGGCGAAACACCAGTGCGATAGGTGGGAGCTGGGAGAAGAGGCATGGTGGCAAGCCAGGGGGcagctgggaaaaaaaacaaacagcagggggcagctgggAGCGAAGGCACGCCTGTACAGGCAGCTGGGAGAGGGGCAAGTCCTACGGAAGCTGGGAGAGACGGAATCACAACCCCCTGGAGCCAACTCCCTGCCCGGACGCCTACTGTAACCTGGTGATACTGGCAGTGGAAAACAGG GATGCTGCGGAGGAGTACTGTGCTTTGATCTGCCAGATGTTTCAGATCATATATGGACACCAGAGTATTGAGTGTGTGGATCGTGCTGGCTACCATTACACTACCCCTGACAACTACTGGCTACAGAGGA GTGACAGCTGCCTGACAGATATGACATATGGTTACGATGCAGATTTCAGCTGCTGCAGCTCTTT CGATGGATCACATGAGACCTTTGACCCTTACTACAGTGAGAACTACAGTGAGAgctcctccctctccctgcaTGACTCCTACTGCAGTGCTGCCTCAATACACAGTGATGGAGAGCCCAGCAGCGAAGGCTTACAGCTCATGCAGGAGTACATGATTACA CTAAGAAGCAGACTGAGTCCCCAGGAGATCCAGCAGTTTGCGCTCCTCCTGCGGGAGTACCGAATGGGTGCACCCATCCAGGAGTTCTGTTCAGACCTCCTCCAGTTGTATGGAGATACCAGAAAATTCCTGTTGCTTG GTATGAGGCCTTTCATCCCAGACAAAGACGTTGGCATCTTTGAGAGCTTTCTAGAAGGCATTGGGATACGGGAAGGCGGGATCCTGACAGACAGCTTTGGCCGCATCAAGCGCAGCATGAGCAGCACTTCTGCAACGGCCGTGCGTGGCTACGACAGCTGGTCCCTCCCTTCCGGCTCGCAGGACTTCAACAGGATGATCACTGATATCACGCATGACATTGAGGCGCTGGGCTTCGAGGAGGGTGAAGGAGACATCGAAGAAGAGGACTACTACCTGTGA